One window from the genome of Marinifilum sp. JC120 encodes:
- the ftsE gene encoding cell division ATP-binding protein FtsE, with protein MIRLNRLSYNFGSNWALKDISLHIEKGEFIFLTGHSGAGKTTLMRLLYGALPLTRGQASVAGYDLHNIKRKQIPMLRRDLGVVFQDFKILSGRSVYENVSLALTVRSMPKSVVDKRVRAIIRALGLEKKSYSKCGSLSGGEQQRVAIARAMVVNPKLIIADEPTGNLDFELSLHLMDVFKQFHTHGTTVVMATHSREILRCVPDSRIIHLEDGQLSEPPEFLTSELCPC; from the coding sequence ATGATCCGGCTTAACCGGCTTTCATACAACTTCGGTTCCAACTGGGCCCTGAAAGACATCTCCCTGCATATTGAAAAAGGGGAATTTATCTTCCTGACCGGACATTCCGGCGCGGGCAAAACCACCCTCATGCGTCTGCTTTACGGTGCCCTGCCACTTACCCGCGGACAAGCGTCTGTTGCCGGGTACGACCTGCACAACATCAAACGCAAACAGATTCCCATGCTACGCCGTGACTTGGGTGTGGTTTTTCAGGATTTCAAAATTCTGTCTGGAAGATCAGTATACGAGAACGTATCCCTTGCCTTGACCGTACGCAGCATGCCCAAATCTGTTGTTGATAAACGGGTCCGGGCCATCATCCGTGCCCTTGGCCTTGAAAAAAAGAGTTACTCCAAATGCGGAAGCCTTTCCGGTGGTGAACAGCAGCGGGTGGCCATCGCCCGGGCCATGGTGGTCAATCCCAAATTGATCATTGCTGACGAACCTACCGGAAACCTCGACTTTGAACTTTCCCTGCACCTGATGGATGTTTTTAAACAATTCCACACCCACGGAACAACCGTAGTTATGGCTACCCACAGCCGGGAGATCCTGCGCTGTGTGCCTGACTCCAGAATCATTCACCTTGAAGACGGCCAGCTCAGCGAACCTCCGGAATTCCTGACCTCGGAGCTATGCCCATGTTAG
- a CDS encoding FtsX-like permease family protein, with product MLALFFRLIGRGIRDMGLHPWANIFTLVAVTMVSIMAGLFMLTLHNVNQELLKSKGQVEIQIFWAANTPAEDYEKQWSDLKKIEGLKDIRTFTPENALKQLSAALSDTDDFSWLGESRNPLPPTALLSFSIEPGVENERWAADLLHDLKALPFVDKVHYNPLQIDLARGWISLTQSIVWPIIAFLGLIVALVVGNTMRLSLMTRKDEIEILYLVGAKQWFIRLPLLTGGALLGLVGSGAALGLLYAAQQFFTDILNFPPLFMKLTFLPPEQCLILVGTVTLIGMLSSFVAVKN from the coding sequence ATGTTAGCACTCTTTTTCAGGCTCATAGGCCGGGGTATCCGTGACATGGGACTGCACCCGTGGGCCAATATTTTCACTCTCGTAGCCGTAACCATGGTTTCCATCATGGCCGGGTTGTTCATGCTCACCCTGCATAACGTTAATCAGGAACTCCTCAAGAGCAAAGGACAGGTTGAAATTCAGATTTTCTGGGCCGCCAACACCCCGGCGGAAGATTACGAAAAGCAGTGGTCCGACCTCAAAAAAATCGAAGGGTTGAAAGATATCCGCACCTTCACCCCGGAAAACGCCCTCAAACAGCTTTCCGCAGCCCTGAGCGATACGGACGATTTTTCATGGCTCGGTGAATCACGCAATCCACTGCCGCCCACGGCACTGCTTTCATTTTCCATTGAACCGGGCGTGGAAAATGAACGCTGGGCCGCGGATTTATTGCACGACCTTAAAGCACTTCCCTTTGTGGACAAGGTACATTACAATCCTTTGCAGATTGACCTTGCACGAGGCTGGATCAGCCTGACCCAATCAATAGTCTGGCCCATAATCGCCTTTTTAGGTTTGATAGTCGCACTTGTTGTCGGTAACACCATGCGCCTTTCACTCATGACCCGCAAAGACGAAATAGAAATCCTCTATCTCGTGGGTGCCAAGCAATGGTTCATCCGCCTTCCGCTCTTAACCGGAGGGGCACTGCTCGGACTCGTCGGAAGTGGGGCAGCCCTTGGCCTACTTTACGCTGCCCAGCAATTTTTCACAGATATCCTGAACTTTCCGCCACTATTCATGAAACTGACCTTCCTGCCCCCGGAACAATGCCTTATACTGGTAGGAACCGTCACCCTGATCGGAATGCTGAGCAGCTTTGTAGCTGTTAAGAATTAA
- the ilvD gene encoding dihydroxy-acid dehydratase codes for MRSKKMTGGLEKAPHRSLLYALGMSEDEVSRPLIGICNAANEIIPGHVHLHTITRAVKDGVRLAGGVPMEFPAIGVCDGLAMNHAGMRYSLPSREIIADSIEIMATAHPFDALVLIPNCDKIVPGMLMAALRLNIPTIVISGGPMLAGRKDGKKVDLITVFEGVGQVKTGNMTEDELTVLEKSACPTCGSCSGMFTANSMNCLSETIGLALPGNGTIPAVMAERTRLAKAAGSQIMTLLEKDIKPRDIVTEKSLKNAVTMDMALGCSTNTVLHLPAIFNEAGLNLDLTVFDEISRNTPNLCKLSPAGPDHIEDLNTAGGIQGVMAELSKSGRIELDPLTVTGKSVGENLKALNAGITDHKIVRPVDDPYSHEGGIAVLFGNIAEDGCVVKQSAVAPEMMKRTCNAKVYNSEEEAVEAILGNQIVKGDAIVILYEGPKGGPGMREMLTPTSAIAGMGLGADVALITDGRFSGGTRGAAIGHVSPEAASGGAIGLVQTGDVIEINIPERSINVKLDEAELEKRRAVFKPIEKEMPSAFLKRYSQNVTSASTGAVYKK; via the coding sequence ATGAGAAGTAAAAAAATGACTGGAGGGCTGGAAAAGGCCCCGCATCGTTCCCTGCTTTACGCACTGGGCATGTCCGAGGATGAAGTCAGCCGTCCGCTGATCGGTATCTGTAACGCTGCCAACGAAATCATTCCCGGCCACGTGCACCTGCACACCATTACCCGTGCGGTAAAAGACGGCGTGCGTCTTGCCGGCGGTGTGCCCATGGAATTTCCTGCCATCGGTGTCTGTGATGGTCTGGCTATGAACCACGCGGGCATGCGCTATTCCCTGCCTAGCCGTGAGATCATCGCCGACTCCATTGAAATCATGGCTACTGCGCACCCCTTTGACGCGCTGGTACTCATCCCCAACTGCGATAAGATCGTACCCGGTATGCTCATGGCTGCCCTGAGACTCAACATCCCGACCATCGTTATCAGCGGCGGTCCCATGCTCGCAGGACGCAAGGACGGCAAAAAAGTAGACCTGATTACTGTTTTCGAAGGTGTTGGTCAGGTTAAGACCGGAAACATGACTGAAGATGAGCTTACCGTACTTGAAAAAAGTGCCTGCCCTACCTGCGGTTCCTGTTCCGGCATGTTCACCGCCAACTCCATGAACTGTCTGTCCGAGACCATCGGTCTGGCACTGCCCGGAAACGGCACCATTCCCGCGGTTATGGCCGAGCGCACCCGCCTTGCCAAAGCAGCAGGATCCCAGATCATGACCCTGCTCGAAAAAGACATCAAACCCCGCGACATCGTCACTGAGAAAAGCCTCAAAAACGCGGTAACCATGGATATGGCTCTCGGCTGCTCCACCAACACCGTGCTGCACCTGCCCGCTATTTTCAACGAAGCAGGCCTTAATCTGGACCTGACCGTATTTGACGAAATCAGCCGCAACACACCTAACCTCTGCAAACTTTCCCCGGCCGGTCCCGATCACATAGAGGACCTGAACACAGCAGGCGGCATTCAGGGTGTAATGGCCGAACTTTCCAAGTCCGGACGTATCGAACTTGATCCGCTGACCGTTACCGGAAAATCCGTGGGTGAGAATCTCAAGGCACTGAATGCCGGAATCACCGACCACAAAATTGTGCGTCCGGTTGATGATCCATACTCCCATGAAGGCGGTATCGCGGTTCTGTTCGGTAATATTGCCGAGGACGGCTGCGTAGTTAAGCAGTCCGCAGTAGCACCTGAGATGATGAAGCGCACCTGCAACGCCAAAGTTTATAACTCCGAAGAAGAAGCTGTTGAAGCTATTCTCGGTAACCAGATAGTCAAAGGCGATGCCATAGTTATTCTTTATGAAGGACCCAAGGGCGGACCCGGTATGCGCGAAATGCTGACTCCCACTTCCGCCATCGCAGGTATGGGACTTGGCGCAGACGTGGCTCTGATCACTGACGGACGTTTTTCCGGCGGTACCCGCGGCGCAGCCATCGGGCACGTTTCCCCGGAAGCAGCTTCCGGCGGTGCCATCGGCCTCGTACAGACTGGTGATGTAATTGAAATCAACATCCCCGAACGGTCCATCAACGTAAAGCTTGATGAAGCTGAACTTGAAAAACGCCGTGCTGTTTTCAAGCCCATTGAAAAAGAAATGCCCTCCGCATTTCTTAAGCGTTACAGCCAGAACGTAACTTCAGCATCAACCGGTGCTGTTTATAAGAAATAA
- a CDS encoding SDR family oxidoreductase — protein sequence MHLLKRVLVTGGAGFLGAHLCERLLGEGCDVICVDNFFTGTKSNVTHLLGNPNFEIIRHDVTFPLYLEIDEIYNLACPASPIHYQHDPVQTTKTSVHGAINMLGLAKRTRAKIFQASTSEVYGDPEVHPQPESYVGSVNPIGPRSCYDEGKRCAETLFFDYYRQHKVNIKVARIFNTYGPKMHPNDGRVVSNFITQALLGKSITIYGDGSQTRSFCYVDDMIDGFLNLMDTPDEVTGPINLGNPVEFTIRELAEKVIELTGSKSELIFEPLPGDDPKQRKPDISLAKELGWEPTIQLEKGLVSTIEYFKTLDLEAIFK from the coding sequence ATGCACTTACTCAAAAGGGTTTTGGTTACAGGCGGAGCAGGATTTCTGGGGGCGCACCTTTGTGAACGTCTTTTAGGTGAAGGATGCGATGTTATTTGTGTGGATAATTTTTTTACAGGTACGAAATCAAACGTTACCCATTTGCTTGGCAATCCGAATTTTGAAATAATCCGTCATGATGTAACTTTTCCGCTCTATCTGGAAATTGACGAAATTTACAACCTTGCCTGCCCTGCTTCTCCGATTCATTATCAGCATGATCCGGTTCAGACCACCAAGACTTCCGTTCATGGGGCAATCAATATGCTCGGTCTTGCAAAGCGCACCAGAGCGAAAATTTTTCAGGCTTCAACGTCCGAAGTCTACGGTGACCCGGAAGTGCATCCCCAGCCGGAAAGCTATGTTGGAAGCGTAAATCCCATCGGACCACGCTCCTGCTATGATGAAGGTAAACGTTGCGCTGAAACCTTGTTTTTCGATTACTATCGTCAGCACAAAGTGAACATCAAAGTCGCCCGTATTTTCAACACTTACGGTCCGAAAATGCATCCTAATGATGGGCGTGTGGTCTCAAATTTTATAACCCAAGCCCTGCTCGGCAAATCGATTACCATTTACGGTGACGGTTCCCAGACCCGTTCATTTTGTTACGTAGATGATATGATAGATGGATTTTTGAATCTGATGGATACCCCGGATGAAGTTACAGGTCCGATAAATCTCGGTAATCCGGTTGAATTTACCATCCGCGAACTGGCAGAAAAAGTAATCGAGTTGACCGGATCAAAGTCGGAATTGATTTTTGAACCCCTGCCCGGTGATGATCCAAAACAGCGCAAGCCTGATATTTCACTGGCCAAAGAACTGGGCTGGGAACCGACCATCCAACTCGAAAAAGGACTGGTTAGTACAATAGAATATTTTAAAACTTTGGATCTGGAAGCTATTTTCAAATAG
- a CDS encoding DUF362 domain-containing protein yields the protein MSKVYFWNLRTTRKSPHALRMKKLLKQSGLNAIIDPGNLVALKVHFGESGNTGYLNALNLRPIVDFLKKAGAKPFFTDTSTLYVGDRGESVSHGLLAARHGYDPNIVGAPVMFADGLRGEYETTIPYDGKHISEAHVGGMFMETDMMVTLNHVKGHGLAGYGGAIKNIGMGCASKKGKMHIHVSTEPHLHPEKCTGCGVCITECAAKALDLDDDGKIIMGGKCTGCGRCFLSCRYGAISIDWKSDVDIFTKRLIEYNKAILDRLKRPAMHINFLMNITPDCDCHGYSDAPICPDLGVMISSDPVAIDQASLDMINSAPPLYPSRLPDGLSQGDDKFKALTPDTPDSFGLKYAEEIGLGSRNYKLVTI from the coding sequence ATGTCTAAAGTATATTTTTGGAATTTACGCACCACACGTAAATCTCCACACGCCTTGAGAATGAAAAAACTGCTCAAGCAGTCCGGATTGAATGCTATTATTGATCCGGGTAACCTTGTGGCCCTTAAAGTACATTTCGGGGAAAGCGGCAATACCGGGTATCTGAATGCCCTCAACCTGCGCCCCATAGTAGATTTCCTGAAAAAAGCAGGTGCCAAACCCTTCTTTACCGACACCAGCACCCTTTATGTAGGTGACCGCGGGGAATCCGTTTCCCATGGATTACTCGCAGCTAGGCATGGCTACGATCCCAATATTGTAGGTGCTCCGGTTATGTTTGCTGACGGACTACGCGGGGAATATGAAACAACTATCCCTTACGACGGAAAGCACATTTCTGAAGCCCACGTGGGTGGCATGTTCATGGAAACAGACATGATGGTTACCCTCAACCATGTAAAAGGGCATGGTTTGGCCGGATACGGTGGAGCCATCAAAAATATCGGCATGGGCTGCGCTTCCAAAAAAGGAAAAATGCATATCCATGTTTCCACTGAGCCGCATCTGCATCCTGAAAAATGTACCGGATGCGGGGTCTGCATCACCGAATGTGCAGCTAAAGCACTGGATCTTGACGATGACGGTAAGATCATAATGGGCGGAAAATGCACCGGATGCGGACGCTGTTTCCTTTCCTGCCGTTACGGGGCCATCTCCATCGACTGGAAAAGCGATGTGGATATCTTCACCAAACGGCTCATTGAATACAACAAAGCTATTCTGGATCGACTCAAGCGCCCAGCCATGCATATCAACTTTCTTATGAACATCACCCCGGACTGTGATTGCCACGGCTACAGCGATGCGCCCATCTGTCCCGATCTTGGGGTCATGATCTCATCCGACCCTGTTGCTATTGATCAGGCCTCGCTGGATATGATCAACTCCGCGCCGCCGCTGTATCCCAGCAGATTGCCGGATGGACTCAGTCAGGGTGATGACAAGTTCAAAGCACTCACCCCGGACACACCGGACTCTTTCGGCCTGAAGTATGCCGAAGAAATCGGCTTAGGATCTCGGAACTACAAGCTGGTTACTATTTAG